ATTATCTTTTAATTTTACGGCTGCTGCTTGCTGTACATGACCACTGACCAACTCGCCGCCGCCACTCCACATAAACGGTAACCAGATAAACACGGAGAATTCTCCCTTCCCCAAAGGCAAAAAGATGCCATGTTGGTCTATTTTTCCGTCACCATTTGTATCACGAGTCAATTTTTTAGCAACTTGGCGCAACTCTTCCCAAGTTCGCGGTAATTCAGTAATTCCTGCTGCTTTAAACAAACTAGGTCTGTAATAAATACCAACATTATTTGTTGCAAAAGGTACCGACCAAATCTTACCCTGATATTCCATTGACTCAAACAAAGTAGGGTCAATTTCGTCTTTTACTGGTGAGGTTGCCAACCTTTCATCTAAAGGTATCAGCGCACTCAGTTCCACTAGTTGACCGCCAATTGTTGGGTTATACCACAACAAATCGGGAGGCGCATTTCCTACCACCGCTGATAAAATTTTTGGCATTTGCTGGTCTGGTTGTCCTACATAAAGCGATTCCACCTGGATAGTGCGGTGGGTTTGATTAAATCGGTCTACCAGCTTTTGGAACACATCCCTATTTGGTGGCGGATTGACCCCCTGCCATAGGGTTAGATGAATGATTTTATCTTGGTTCGTACTCCGAGATATTGCCTGACATCCAGTCAAAGTCAGGATGCCTACTATAAGTAAAATCAATAACCTTGCTCTAAGGAAACGGTAGGTAGGGAATTTGATGAATTTCATTAGTCCGCTATAGCAGTCCTATCTGAATTATTTTTGAATCTCACGCAAAGACGCGAAATAATTATCCTATATCTCATTCTTCACCACTAATGATTCCATCTGTGTGCATCTATGGTTCAACATTGAGTTACCACTTTTTGCGAAACTTAAAGATGAGTATGCAAAAGCTAGAATCTGGCTATACCGTAGCTGGTGAGTAGATAAGTACTAATAATTTCCGAATATGGCAGGACATAGTAAATGGGCAAATATTAAACGCCAAAAAGCGGTAGTTGATGCAAAAAAGGGTAAGACTTTCACCCAATGGTCGCGTGCGATTATCGTAGCAGCCAGAAGTGGAGTTCCAGATCCAGCAGGAAATTTTCAACTTCGCACAGCAATTGAAAAAGCAAAGGAGGCGGGTCTTCCTAATGAAAATATAGAAAGGGCGATCGCCAAAGGTGCAGGGACACTCACAGGCGAGTCCTCTAGTTTAGAAGCCATTCGTTACGAAGGTTATGGTCCTGGAGGAGTTGCTATCCTTGTTGAAGCCTTGACAGATAATCGCAATCGTACCGCTGCTGACTTGCGTGCTGCCTTTAGTAAAAACGGTGGTAATCTTGGTGAGACAGGTTGTGTCAGCTGGATGTTTTCCCAAAAAGGTGTTTGTACTGTTGAGGGAGTCGTTGATGAAGAACAGCTTTTAGAAGCATCCCTAGAAGGCGGTGCTGAGTCTTATGAGATGATTGAAGACCAGACTGCTGAGGTGTTGACCGAAGTAGTTGATTTAGAAAACCTGAGCCAAACCCTGAAAGAAAAGGGCTTCAAGGTGAGTGATGCCGAACTGCGCTGGCTTCCCAGCAATAGTGTAGAAGTAAGTGATCCAGATCAGGCGCGATCGCTTCTCAAGTTAGTTGATACTCTAGAAGGTTTAGATGATGTGCAAAATGTCACTGCCAATTTTGAAATGGCAGAACAACTGATGGCTGCGATGGCTTGAAGGTAGTCAATAGTCAAAAATTATTTTCCTATCTCCCCCTACTTCCCCTACTCCCCCACTCTCCTTCACAACTTGCCCTCCAGAGCTTGCTTGCGTCACAATAATAATTAAATTGTTGTAATCTCTCTTAACAATGGCGCAAGCGCAGCTTTCTCAAACCCTTTACCCTCCCCAAACATCGACACAGAAGCGGGAATACGATTATGATTTGGTCATCGTCGGCGGCGGGATTGTTGGCTTAACCCTAGCCTCCGCATTGAAAAATTCTGGGTTAAGTGTGCTGCTGGTGGAAGCAAAAGTAGAATCAGCAGCAGTAGCCAAAGGGCAAGCCTATGCCGTGCATATGCTTTCGGCGCTGATTTATCAGGGAATAGGAGTTTGGGACAAA
The sequence above is a segment of the Mastigocladopsis repens PCC 10914 genome. Coding sequences within it:
- a CDS encoding ABC transporter substrate-binding protein, with the protein product MKFIKFPTYRFLRARLLILLIVGILTLTGCQAISRSTNQDKIIHLTLWQGVNPPPNRDVFQKLVDRFNQTHRTIQVESLYVGQPDQQMPKILSAVVGNAPPDLLWYNPTIGGQLVELSALIPLDERLATSPVKDEIDPTLFESMEYQGKIWSVPFATNNVGIYYRPSLFKAAGITELPRTWEELRQVAKKLTRDTNGDGKIDQHGIFLPLGKGEFSVFIWLPFMWSGGGELVSGHVQQAAAVKLKDNKGAIAALQFWRNLITDGSVVLSGPERGYETDNFIAGKVAMQITGPWTLGYLQQDIPNGDFAVFPIPVGERPATSIGGENLFLFKTTPEREKAAFTFAEYVLSEEFQTEWALGTGYLPANMKSRQNAKYIEYVKEQPAVKVFLDQAMYGRSRPIFPGYNRISENIGRALESVMLGKSSPAQALTQSQQRLDLIFK
- a CDS encoding YebC/PmpR family DNA-binding transcriptional regulator; the encoded protein is MAGHSKWANIKRQKAVVDAKKGKTFTQWSRAIIVAARSGVPDPAGNFQLRTAIEKAKEAGLPNENIERAIAKGAGTLTGESSSLEAIRYEGYGPGGVAILVEALTDNRNRTAADLRAAFSKNGGNLGETGCVSWMFSQKGVCTVEGVVDEEQLLEASLEGGAESYEMIEDQTAEVLTEVVDLENLSQTLKEKGFKVSDAELRWLPSNSVEVSDPDQARSLLKLVDTLEGLDDVQNVTANFEMAEQLMAAMA